A single genomic interval of Arthrobacter sp. NicSoilB8 harbors:
- a CDS encoding aldo/keto reductase has product MEFRTLGSLTVSALGLGCMGMSEFYGQGEETESIATIQAFLDAGGSLLDTADMYGPFTNEMLVGRAIAGRRDDVVLATKFGNERRADGSWVGINGSPDYVRAACDASLQRLGVDHIDLYYQHRVDKTVPIEDTVGAMAELVQAGKVRHLGLSEASADTIRRAHAVHPITALQTEYSLWEREPETKVFPVLAELGIGFVPYSPLGRGFLTGQFRSPDDFPEDDFRRHSPRFQGENFTRNLQLVDRVKELADAKGCTPGQLALAWLLAQGEHIVPIPGTKKVNRLRENLGAVDVELSAEDLTRLDELAPAGVAAGARYPHMDSIDV; this is encoded by the coding sequence ATGGAATTCCGCACACTCGGCTCTCTCACCGTCTCCGCCCTGGGTTTGGGCTGCATGGGCATGAGCGAGTTCTACGGCCAGGGCGAGGAAACCGAGTCCATTGCCACCATCCAGGCCTTTCTCGACGCCGGCGGAAGCTTGCTCGACACCGCGGACATGTACGGCCCGTTCACGAACGAAATGCTCGTCGGACGGGCCATCGCCGGCCGGCGGGACGACGTCGTCCTCGCCACGAAGTTCGGCAACGAACGCCGGGCGGACGGCTCCTGGGTCGGCATCAACGGCTCCCCCGACTACGTGCGCGCCGCATGCGACGCAAGCCTGCAGCGGCTGGGCGTGGACCACATCGATCTCTACTACCAGCACCGGGTGGACAAGACCGTCCCGATCGAGGACACCGTCGGAGCCATGGCTGAGCTGGTGCAGGCCGGCAAAGTCCGGCACCTTGGCCTGTCCGAGGCCAGTGCCGACACCATTCGCCGGGCCCACGCCGTGCACCCGATCACCGCTCTGCAGACCGAATACTCGCTGTGGGAGCGCGAGCCGGAGACCAAGGTCTTCCCTGTCCTCGCGGAACTGGGCATCGGCTTTGTCCCCTACAGCCCGCTGGGCCGCGGCTTCCTGACCGGCCAGTTCCGCAGCCCCGATGACTTCCCGGAGGACGATTTCCGCCGGCACTCCCCGCGCTTCCAGGGCGAGAACTTTACCCGCAACCTCCAACTCGTGGACCGGGTCAAGGAACTCGCAGACGCGAAGGGCTGTACCCCGGGGCAACTGGCGCTGGCGTGGCTGCTGGCCCAGGGCGAGCACATCGTTCCCATCCCGGGAACCAAGAAGGTCAACCGGCTGCGGGAGAACCTGGGCGCCGTCGACGTCGAACTCTCCGCCGAGGACCTGACCCGTCTGGACGAACTGGCTCCGGCCGGCGTGGCCGCCGGGGCACGGTACCCGCACATGGACTCGATCGACGTCTAA
- the sulP gene encoding sulfate permease produces the protein MTKTRQRRVGRLRRVMPGLDVPATYQKEWFGKDVIAGVVLATLLVPQGMAYAELAGLPTITGLYTTILCLFAYAVFGPSRVLVLGPDSALGPMIAATVLPLVASDGDPQKAVALASLLAIMVGLIMVLASVAKFGFIADLISKPTMIGYMNGLALTILVGQLPKLFGFKVDSESFVGDLVGFVQGVANGETVVAAAAVGIAGIVLILSLQQWLPKVPAVLVMVVLAIAATTIFDLAARGVSLVGELPRGFPPFTIPRVELADIGLMFAGALGIALVSLTDTISNSTAFAARSGQEVHGNQEMIGIGAANLAAGFFQGFPVSTSGSRTAVAERSGSKTQLTGVTGAVLVLLMLVLLPGLFRNLPQPALAAVVITASVSLADVHGTVRLWRQSKAEFSLSLAAFLGVAFLGVLPGIGIAVGLSILNIFRRAWWPYETVIGRVPGYEGFHDVNFHPDAKHLPGLVIYRWDAPVFFANVKPFRDNIRQLARAEPKPRWILLAAEPITDVDTTAADVLIELDRELDAQGTSLVFAELKHRVKEKIEIYGLKQEIDPHHFYPTLDAAVEAYMAHTGAQWSPGD, from the coding sequence ATGACGAAGACTCGACAGCGGCGCGTGGGCCGGCTGCGCCGGGTGATGCCAGGGCTCGACGTCCCCGCCACCTACCAGAAGGAATGGTTCGGCAAGGACGTCATCGCCGGCGTCGTCCTGGCGACGTTGCTCGTCCCGCAGGGCATGGCCTATGCGGAACTGGCAGGTTTGCCGACGATCACCGGGCTGTACACCACCATTCTCTGTCTGTTCGCCTACGCGGTCTTCGGCCCCTCCCGCGTCCTGGTGCTGGGTCCTGACTCGGCACTCGGCCCGATGATCGCCGCGACGGTCCTGCCGCTCGTCGCCTCTGACGGGGATCCACAGAAGGCGGTGGCGCTCGCGTCGCTGCTCGCGATCATGGTCGGCCTCATCATGGTCCTCGCGTCCGTGGCCAAGTTCGGGTTCATCGCCGACCTCATCTCCAAACCCACGATGATCGGCTACATGAACGGCCTCGCGCTCACCATCCTGGTGGGCCAGCTCCCGAAGCTTTTCGGGTTCAAGGTGGACAGCGAAAGCTTCGTCGGTGACCTGGTCGGCTTCGTTCAGGGCGTAGCCAACGGCGAAACAGTGGTCGCTGCCGCTGCAGTCGGCATTGCCGGCATCGTGTTGATCCTGTCCTTGCAACAGTGGCTGCCCAAGGTCCCCGCGGTGCTCGTCATGGTGGTCCTCGCGATCGCGGCGACAACAATTTTCGACCTCGCCGCGCGGGGTGTCTCCCTGGTCGGCGAGCTCCCGCGAGGCTTCCCGCCGTTCACCATCCCCCGCGTGGAGTTGGCGGACATCGGACTGATGTTCGCCGGGGCGTTGGGCATTGCGCTGGTGTCCTTGACGGACACGATCTCGAATTCGACGGCGTTCGCGGCGCGCTCCGGCCAAGAGGTTCACGGCAATCAGGAGATGATCGGCATCGGTGCAGCGAACCTGGCCGCGGGCTTCTTCCAAGGCTTCCCGGTCAGCACCAGCGGCTCCCGGACCGCCGTCGCGGAACGTTCAGGCTCCAAAACACAGCTCACGGGTGTGACGGGCGCCGTGCTGGTCCTGCTCATGCTCGTGCTGCTTCCCGGGCTGTTCCGGAACCTGCCACAGCCGGCTCTGGCAGCCGTGGTGATCACCGCGTCCGTGTCGCTGGCCGATGTCCATGGCACAGTGCGTCTGTGGCGCCAGAGCAAGGCCGAGTTCAGCCTGTCGCTCGCGGCCTTCCTCGGGGTTGCGTTCCTGGGTGTGCTGCCCGGTATCGGTATTGCCGTGGGCCTCTCAATTCTCAACATCTTCCGCCGGGCATGGTGGCCATACGAGACGGTGATCGGGCGCGTTCCGGGGTACGAGGGGTTCCACGACGTGAATTTCCACCCGGACGCGAAGCACCTGCCCGGTCTGGTGATCTACCGCTGGGACGCTCCAGTATTCTTCGCCAACGTCAAGCCATTCCGTGACAACATCCGTCAGCTGGCGCGGGCCGAACCCAAGCCGCGCTGGATCCTGTTGGCGGCCGAACCGATCACGGACGTGGACACCACCGCCGCGGACGTGTTGATCGAGCTGGATCGCGAGTTGGACGCACAGGGCACCTCCCTGGTGTTTGCCGAGCTCAAACACCGGGTCAAGGAGAAGATCGAAATCTATGGCCTCAAACAGGAAATCGATCCGCACCACTTCTACCCGACCCTCGACGCGGCCGTCGAGGCCTACATGGCTCACACGGGAGCGCAATGGAGCCCCGGGGACTGA
- a CDS encoding CPBP family intramembrane glutamic endopeptidase has translation MPRFKVWLQNHRLPAFFVLAFAISWCSWPLYAAGLMPQFEFLPIGPLAAALIIIGLAEGKSGFRAWGRRLIRWRVGWVWYAVALLLPAMMALLTGFANMALGAPAPGLAEVTWSGLLAVFAVRLVNPLDGPLGEEPGFRGYALPLLQARWTPLRSAALLGIVVSLWHLPLVLFGQLSLIGLPSTFAITFLYVWLFNRTGGSVLLTYLFHNSQGTFTVGSFGFSGAEADRAELIYLAVVGLAALTTVLLDRGAWRTAPASAIDSVLLRPGSDRIRS, from the coding sequence ATGCCTCGTTTCAAGGTCTGGCTGCAGAATCACCGGCTCCCGGCGTTTTTTGTGCTGGCCTTCGCGATTTCCTGGTGCTCCTGGCCGCTCTATGCGGCCGGGCTGATGCCGCAGTTCGAATTCCTGCCGATCGGTCCCTTGGCTGCGGCGCTGATCATCATTGGGCTCGCCGAGGGCAAATCCGGCTTCCGGGCGTGGGGCCGGCGGCTGATCCGGTGGCGGGTGGGCTGGGTCTGGTACGCCGTGGCCCTCCTGCTCCCGGCGATGATGGCGCTGCTCACCGGATTCGCGAACATGGCCCTGGGCGCCCCGGCACCCGGGCTGGCGGAGGTGACCTGGTCCGGGCTCCTGGCTGTCTTCGCCGTGCGCCTGGTCAATCCGCTGGACGGTCCCCTGGGCGAGGAGCCCGGTTTCCGCGGTTATGCCCTGCCCCTGCTCCAAGCCAGATGGACTCCGCTGCGGTCGGCGGCGCTCCTCGGCATTGTTGTGTCACTCTGGCACCTTCCGCTGGTCCTGTTCGGGCAGCTCAGCCTGATCGGGCTGCCCAGCACGTTCGCAATTACGTTCCTCTACGTGTGGCTGTTCAACCGCACCGGCGGAAGCGTGCTGCTCACGTACCTCTTCCACAACAGCCAAGGCACATTCACAGTGGGTTCCTTCGGCTTCTCCGGTGCCGAGGCTGACCGGGCGGAGCTCATCTACTTAGCCGTCGTCGGCCTCGCAGCTCTCACCACGGTGCTCCTGGACCGCGGTGCATGGCGCACGGCACCTGCCTCCGCGATCGACTCTGTCCTGCTCCGCCCCGGATCAGATCGGATCCGCAGCTAG
- a CDS encoding glycosidase, protein MGANTAENTNLRLKAVLDVLTEEVWTGEKLNAGAVLGEAIARVPLNDHERELLSGGIPRGHKTLTTATSKLVKAGWLVKGRSGWSITDDGQRATVAFAEPVAFSAALDAGTPVPAGTPLPSAPAAKPAKATKAAKATKAAKAEEAPSKTGTVADKAAKLVEEAVAPVAKVVRKRKPAAKAPAAAETAAAAAEAPAVSVETIEQPEAVAVAGDFNVLLGAPANWAPQYDEAQMELDQVDQLWKIAADIPAGFYTFKIALNRSWDENYGAFGVFDGPNHEVHHGGGLLVIQYDHRTRDIVLP, encoded by the coding sequence ATGGGCGCGAACACCGCGGAAAACACCAACCTTCGGCTGAAGGCCGTGCTGGATGTCCTCACAGAGGAGGTATGGACCGGCGAAAAACTCAACGCCGGCGCCGTACTCGGCGAGGCAATCGCACGGGTACCGCTGAACGACCACGAACGTGAACTCCTCAGCGGCGGCATTCCCCGCGGCCACAAGACGCTGACCACCGCCACGTCGAAGCTGGTCAAGGCCGGCTGGCTGGTCAAGGGCCGCTCCGGCTGGTCCATCACCGATGACGGCCAGCGCGCCACGGTTGCTTTCGCCGAGCCCGTCGCCTTCTCTGCAGCGCTCGACGCCGGCACTCCGGTTCCGGCCGGCACCCCGCTGCCGTCTGCTCCCGCTGCAAAGCCGGCGAAGGCAACAAAGGCCGCGAAGGCAACAAAGGCCGCCAAGGCCGAGGAAGCGCCGTCGAAAACCGGCACGGTTGCTGACAAGGCCGCCAAGCTCGTCGAAGAGGCTGTGGCCCCCGTGGCCAAGGTGGTGCGGAAGCGCAAGCCCGCAGCCAAGGCCCCGGCTGCAGCCGAGACCGCGGCGGCAGCAGCGGAAGCGCCTGCCGTCAGTGTCGAAACCATCGAACAGCCCGAGGCCGTTGCGGTTGCCGGTGACTTCAACGTCCTGCTGGGCGCGCCGGCCAACTGGGCGCCGCAGTACGACGAGGCACAGATGGAACTGGACCAGGTGGACCAGCTCTGGAAGATCGCCGCGGACATTCCCGCCGGCTTCTACACCTTCAAGATCGCCCTGAACCGTTCCTGGGACGAGAACTACGGCGCGTTCGGCGTCTTCGACGGGCCCAACCACGAGGTCCACCACGGCGGCGGCCTCCTGGTCATTCAGTACGATCACCGCACACGGGACATCGTCCTGCCGTAG
- a CDS encoding alpha/beta fold hydrolase: protein METVEVAGLRIRYRCAGQGPPLVLLHGAYEDSRIWRRQLDALSDEFTVFAWDAPGCGGSDDPPPDFTGKDLGEALDGFLREAVPGKPHLLGLSMGSGIALELYRAHPSVPASLLLVSAYAGWAGSLPPEEVERRYAQVLAELEQPPEQFIPGWMPTLFTDHADPADVQETAAIMADFHPAGMRALLNASAHADYRDVLPSISVPTLLLYGTEDVRSPLSVAREMNRRIPGSTLVTIPDVGHMAAVEAPDAFNAEVRRFLRGVTAG from the coding sequence ATGGAGACCGTCGAAGTTGCAGGCCTGCGGATCCGGTACAGGTGTGCGGGCCAGGGTCCGCCGCTGGTCCTGCTGCACGGCGCGTACGAAGACAGCCGGATCTGGCGGCGGCAGCTCGACGCGTTGTCGGACGAATTCACTGTTTTCGCCTGGGACGCACCCGGCTGCGGCGGCTCGGACGATCCGCCGCCGGACTTCACCGGAAAGGACCTGGGCGAGGCACTGGACGGCTTCCTGCGGGAAGCGGTGCCGGGAAAGCCGCACCTGCTCGGACTATCCATGGGCTCCGGCATTGCACTGGAGCTCTACCGGGCACACCCGTCAGTCCCTGCGTCGCTGCTGCTGGTCTCGGCGTACGCGGGTTGGGCGGGATCCCTGCCGCCCGAGGAAGTGGAGCGCCGCTACGCGCAAGTGCTGGCCGAACTCGAGCAGCCGCCGGAGCAGTTCATCCCCGGATGGATGCCCACACTCTTCACCGACCACGCTGATCCGGCGGACGTGCAGGAAACCGCCGCCATCATGGCCGACTTCCATCCGGCAGGCATGCGGGCACTGCTCAACGCCAGCGCCCATGCCGACTATCGCGACGTCCTGCCGAGCATCTCGGTGCCCACCCTGCTGCTATACGGCACGGAGGATGTCCGCTCGCCGCTCAGCGTGGCCCGCGAAATGAACCGGCGGATCCCGGGCTCGACGCTCGTGACGATTCCCGACGTCGGGCACATGGCCGCCGTCGAAGCGCCGGACGCCTTCAACGCCGAGGTCCGCCGGTTCCTGCGCGGCGTTACCGCCGGATGA
- a CDS encoding alpha-glucosidase, producing the protein MTVEQAPAKTLEAPARDWFQRAVVYQIYPRSFADSNGDGIGDLRGIISKLDYLQKLGVDVVWLSPIYTSPQDDNGYDISDYRNVDPLFGTLEELRELTDGLHARGMKLVMDLVVNHTSDEHPWFVESRSSKDNPKRDWYWWRPPRDAGASQGRGAAEPNNWGSAFSGPAWEFDQATGEYYLHIFSKKQPDLNWENPEVRAAVYEMMNWWLDRGVDGFRMDVINFISKDTALPDGPVADGKLFGDGTPYYIDGPRMHEFLQEMHREVFAGRTGELLTVGEMPGVTVEEAVLFTDPARAEVDMVFQFEHVALDQEEGDKWRPKKLLLTELKQTLGRWQDGLAERGWNSLYWGNHDQARAVSRFGDDGKYRELSAKMLAGILHLHRGTPYVYQGEELGMTNMTFGAISDYRDIEVLNHHREATTHLGHTDAEVLAALAPLNRDNARTPVQWDASRHAGFTTGAPWIAVNPNANHINAAAQVDDPDSVYSFYRKVIALRHAEPVVSHGNFTMLLPDDPHIYAFTRALDGPRAGSRGGSAGNASDSASDSASDSTRLLVLGNFSGAEHDAELGDPVWADAELVLGNYPPDDGAVDGGAVDGGAAATAASGGGSDVGHSAGAATAGSGAAAAGGTIRLRPWELRVLRRRSDA; encoded by the coding sequence ATGACGGTCGAACAAGCCCCCGCGAAAACGCTCGAGGCGCCTGCCCGCGACTGGTTCCAACGTGCCGTCGTCTATCAGATCTATCCCCGCAGCTTCGCCGACTCCAACGGCGACGGCATCGGCGACCTCCGCGGCATCATCAGCAAGCTGGACTACCTCCAGAAACTGGGGGTCGACGTCGTCTGGCTCTCCCCGATCTACACTTCCCCGCAGGACGACAACGGCTACGACATCAGCGACTACCGCAATGTCGACCCGCTCTTCGGCACGCTCGAGGAGCTCCGGGAACTGACCGACGGGCTGCACGCACGCGGGATGAAGCTGGTGATGGACCTCGTGGTCAACCACACCTCGGACGAGCACCCCTGGTTCGTGGAGTCCCGGTCTTCGAAGGACAACCCGAAGCGTGACTGGTACTGGTGGCGGCCGCCGCGGGACGCCGGGGCCTCGCAAGGACGCGGGGCCGCGGAGCCGAACAACTGGGGCTCGGCGTTCTCCGGGCCCGCGTGGGAGTTCGATCAGGCCACCGGGGAGTACTACCTGCACATCTTCTCGAAGAAGCAGCCGGACCTGAACTGGGAGAACCCCGAGGTCCGCGCCGCGGTCTACGAGATGATGAACTGGTGGCTGGACCGGGGCGTGGACGGGTTCCGGATGGACGTCATCAACTTCATCTCCAAGGACACCGCCCTCCCGGACGGTCCCGTCGCCGACGGCAAGCTCTTTGGCGATGGCACACCGTACTACATTGACGGCCCCCGCATGCACGAGTTCCTGCAGGAAATGCACCGGGAGGTCTTCGCCGGCCGGACCGGTGAACTGCTGACCGTCGGCGAGATGCCCGGCGTGACGGTGGAGGAAGCCGTGCTGTTCACCGACCCCGCCCGGGCCGAGGTGGACATGGTGTTCCAGTTCGAGCACGTGGCGCTGGACCAGGAGGAGGGCGACAAGTGGCGGCCCAAGAAGCTCCTGCTCACCGAGCTGAAGCAGACCCTGGGACGCTGGCAGGACGGCCTGGCCGAGCGCGGCTGGAACAGCCTGTACTGGGGCAACCATGATCAGGCACGCGCAGTGTCCCGCTTCGGCGACGACGGCAAGTACCGCGAGCTCTCCGCCAAGATGCTGGCCGGCATCCTGCACCTGCACCGGGGCACGCCCTACGTCTACCAGGGTGAGGAACTGGGCATGACCAACATGACGTTCGGCGCAATCAGCGATTACCGCGACATCGAGGTCCTCAACCACCACCGCGAAGCCACCACGCACCTTGGCCACACCGACGCCGAGGTCCTCGCCGCCCTCGCGCCGCTGAACCGGGACAACGCCCGCACCCCGGTCCAGTGGGACGCCTCCCGGCACGCCGGGTTCACCACCGGAGCTCCCTGGATCGCGGTGAACCCGAATGCCAACCACATCAACGCCGCCGCCCAGGTGGATGACCCGGACTCCGTCTACAGCTTCTACCGGAAGGTGATCGCGCTGCGGCATGCGGAGCCGGTGGTCTCGCACGGGAACTTCACCATGCTCCTGCCCGATGACCCGCACATCTACGCGTTCACCCGGGCGCTGGATGGTCCACGTGCGGGGTCCCGGGGCGGTTCAGCAGGCAATGCGTCAGACAGCGCCTCGGACAGCGCGTCAGACAGCACCCGGCTGCTGGTGCTGGGCAACTTCTCCGGCGCGGAGCACGACGCGGAGCTCGGGGATCCGGTCTGGGCTGACGCGGAACTCGTCCTGGGCAACTACCCGCCCGACGACGGTGCAGTCGACGGCGGTGCAGTCGACGGCGGTGCTGCCGCGACTGCCGCGTCAGGCGGCGGGTCCGACGTCGGTCATTCCGCGGGTGCTGCGACTGCCGGGTCGGGTGCCGCTGCTGCGGGCGGCACGATTCGGCTGCGGCCCTGGGAACTGCGGGTCCTGCGCCGGCGTAGCGACGCCTGA
- a CDS encoding mechanosensitive ion channel domain-containing protein yields the protein MQEFLTQAMPFLAMALAVVAGLVLSWLVRKIVLRLNRSKPELRETSRVARMPLRLSLCLIGVRIALATSTGDLEWRHALDHLLLIALIASLAWLAIAMLLIVEAMVLTRYRVDVADNRRARRLRTQVILARRIGVALIVVVALGSMMLTFPAIQALGAGLLASAGVISIVAGLAAQTSLVNVFAGIQLAFTDAIRVDDVVVVQKEWGRIEEITLTYVVVHIWDDRRLILPSTYFTTTPFENWTRRQSEVMGTVEFDLDWRAPVEAMRAELKEVLAETPLWDKRVGILQITDATAGFVRVRILVSAADSASLFDLRCLIREELVLFLQQDHPTALPHVRLESLPSALAGSAAAVPGSAASATSDAGTKYQRPGKVSAADEHHRHPDPHDSQLFTGSIEAIQRSKAFSGPGEDVFEDRDNAIASQN from the coding sequence ATGCAAGAGTTCCTGACACAAGCAATGCCGTTCCTGGCCATGGCCCTCGCCGTGGTTGCCGGACTCGTCCTGTCCTGGCTGGTGCGCAAGATTGTGCTCCGGCTCAACCGCAGCAAGCCCGAACTCCGCGAGACGTCCCGCGTGGCCCGGATGCCCCTGCGCCTGTCTCTATGCCTGATCGGAGTCCGGATCGCGCTGGCCACGAGCACCGGGGACCTCGAATGGCGTCACGCCCTGGATCATCTGCTGCTGATTGCGCTCATCGCCTCCCTGGCCTGGCTGGCCATCGCCATGCTGCTGATCGTCGAGGCGATGGTCCTCACCCGGTACCGCGTGGATGTCGCGGACAACCGCCGCGCCCGGCGGCTGCGCACGCAGGTGATCCTGGCCCGGCGGATCGGCGTCGCCCTGATCGTGGTGGTGGCCTTGGGCAGCATGATGCTGACGTTCCCCGCGATCCAGGCGCTCGGCGCCGGGCTGCTGGCCTCCGCGGGCGTGATCTCGATCGTCGCCGGCCTCGCCGCGCAGACCTCGCTGGTCAACGTCTTCGCCGGCATCCAGCTCGCCTTCACGGACGCGATCCGGGTGGACGACGTGGTGGTGGTCCAGAAGGAATGGGGCCGGATCGAGGAGATCACACTGACTTACGTAGTGGTCCACATCTGGGACGACCGCCGGCTGATCCTGCCCTCGACGTACTTCACCACCACCCCGTTTGAGAACTGGACCCGGCGGCAATCCGAAGTCATGGGCACCGTGGAGTTCGACCTCGACTGGCGAGCACCGGTCGAGGCGATGCGCGCCGAACTGAAGGAGGTCCTGGCCGAGACCCCGTTGTGGGACAAGCGCGTCGGGATCCTGCAGATCACGGACGCCACCGCAGGCTTTGTCCGGGTGCGCATCCTGGTCAGCGCCGCGGACAGCGCCTCCCTCTTCGACCTCCGCTGCCTGATCCGCGAGGAACTCGTGCTGTTCCTGCAGCAGGACCACCCGACGGCGCTCCCCCACGTGCGCCTCGAGTCGCTGCCTTCGGCGCTGGCGGGATCCGCTGCGGCCGTCCCGGGGTCCGCCGCCTCCGCCACTTCCGACGCCGGGACGAAGTACCAGCGTCCCGGCAAGGTTTCCGCCGCCGACGAGCACCACCGGCACCCGGACCCGCACGATTCCCAGCTGTTCACCGGGTCCATTGAGGCGATCCAGCGCTCCAAGGCTTTCTCCGGTCCCGGCGAGGATGTGTTCGAGGACCGCGACAACGCCATCGCCTCCCAGAACTAG